One part of the Musa acuminata AAA Group cultivar baxijiao chromosome BXJ1-5, Cavendish_Baxijiao_AAA, whole genome shotgun sequence genome encodes these proteins:
- the LOC103985426 gene encoding uncharacterized protein LOC103985426: MQFFSGSSAVDISPSPPAPPGTATALSGNNANVLYIFNRSGVCLLYREWHRPLRTLDANQDQKLMFGLLFSLRSFTAKMDPTSVDKGNLGVPLLPGQGCSFYSFRTNTYKLSFMESPSGIKLILITHPKTSDHQESLKHIYNLYVEYVVKNPLYVPGTPIKSELFDTNLDQYVKTLI; encoded by the exons ATGCAGTTCTTCAGCGGCTCCTCGGCGGTGGACATCAGCCCGTCCCCACCGGCGCCGCCCGGTACGGCGACTGCGCTTAGCGGGAACAACGCAAACGTGCTGTACATCTTTAACCGGAGCGGCGTCTGCTTACTCTACCGCGAGTGGCACCGCCCCCTCCGTACCCTCGACGCCAACCAGGACCAGAAGCTCATGTTCGGCCTCCTCTTCTCCCTCCGGTCCTTCACCGCCAAGATGGATCCCACCAG CGTTGATAAGGGCAATCTCGGGGTGCCGCTGTTGCCGGGGCAAGGCTGTTCCTTCTACAGTTTTCGGACCAATACCTATAAGCTGAGCTTCATGGAAAGCCCGTCTGGGATAAAG CTTATTTTGATCACACATCCAAAGACCAGTGACCATCAAGAGTCTCTGAAACACATATACAATCTTTATGTGGAATATGTTGTAAAGAATCCTCTCTATGTTCCTGGTACTCCAATCAA GTCTGAACTCTTCGATACCAATCTGGACCAATATGTGAAAACACTGATCTAG